A section of the Drosophila teissieri strain GT53w unplaced genomic scaffold, Prin_Dtei_1.1 Segkk50_quiver_pilon_scaf, whole genome shotgun sequence genome encodes:
- the LOC122625660 gene encoding NADH dehydrogenase [ubiquinone] 1 beta subcomplex subunit 2, mitochondrial-like, with product MSFALKLGSSIGYFHRTILARNIIQRKSHVVSYRNGPPPHSKATKIGAVTVGGAMWWWVIWHLWHEPDHITGEFDYPNSKKWSNTELGIPKDDL from the exons ATGAGTTTTGCTCTAAAATTGGGTTCTTCAATCGGATATTTTCACCGTACGATATTAGCTCGTAACATAATTCAAAGGAAAAGTCATGT TGTATCTTACCGTAATGGCCCCCCTCCCCATTCAAAGGCAACTAAAATTGGTGCTGTAACTGTTGGTGGAGCTATGTGGTGGTGGGTAATCTGGCACTTATGGCATGAACCTGACCACATAACG GGGGAATTCGATTATCCCAACTCAAAGAAATGGAGCAACACAGAGTTGGGTATTCCAAAGGATGACCTTTAA